A region from the Tachyglossus aculeatus isolate mTacAcu1 chromosome Y4, mTacAcu1.pri, whole genome shotgun sequence genome encodes:
- the MINK1 gene encoding LOW QUALITY PROTEIN: misshapen-like kinase 1 (The sequence of the model RefSeq protein was modified relative to this genomic sequence to represent the inferred CDS: deleted 3 bases in 2 codons) — MDVTEDEEEEIKQEINMLKKYSHHRNIATYYGAFVKKSPPGNDDQLWLVMEFCGAGSVTDLVKNTKGNALKEDCIAYICREILRGLAHLHAHKVIHRDIKGQNVLLTENAEVKLVDFGVSAQLDRTVGRRNTFIGTPYWMAPEVIACDENPDATYDYRSDIWSLGITAIEMAEGAPPLCDMHPMRALFLIPRNPPPKLKSKKWSKKFIDFIDTCLIKTYLNRPPTEQLLKFPFIRDQPTERQVRIQLKDHIDRSRKKRGEKDETEYEYSGSEEEDDSHGEEGEPSSIMNVPGESTLRREFLRLQQENKSNSEALRRQQQQQLQQLQRDPEAHIKHLLHQRQRRIEEQKEERRRVEEQQRREREQRKLQEKEQQRRLEDMQALRREEERRQAEREQEYKRKQLEEQRQSERLQRQLQQEHAYLKSLQQQQQLQKQQQQPPPQPPQPQPQPQPPSAQAGTPGDKKPLYHYSRGGNPADKPAWAREVEERTRMNKQQNSPLVKAKPGPGGPEGPPAQPPMGPPAPTSQTPPMQRPVEPQEGPHKSLVAHRVPLKPYAAPVPRSQSLQDQPTRNLAAFPAHDPSGPPPARGAVIRQNSDPTSEGPGPGPAPPPQPWARPDPNGEAPPKVPQRTSSIATALNTSGAANSRPAQAVRASNPDLRRSEPGWERADGLLPAHGHLPQAGSLERNRVGASSKPESAPILPPGNKEKGEDHRSRPGRPASYKRAIGEDFVLLKERTDEAPRPPKKAMDYSSSSDEMESSEEEEEEEEGEGERSEESRDTPGTRDGDTDSVSTMVVHDVEELPGTQTPYGDGTMVVQRTPEEERGLLHADSNGYTNLPDVVQPSQSPTEGTKGSGSPAKDGGGGGGDYQSRGLVKAPGKSSFTMFVDLGIYQPGGSGDTIPITALVGGEGGRLEQLQYEARKGSVVNVNPTNTRPHSDTPEIRKYKKRFNSEILCAALWGVNLLVGTESGLMLLDRSGQGKVYGLIGRRRFQQMDVLEGLNLLITISGKRNKLRVYYLSWLRNKILHNDPEVEKKQGWTTVGDMEGCGHYRVVKYERIKFLVIALKSSVEVYAWAPKPYHKFMAFKSFADLPHRPLLVDLTVEEGQRLKVIYGSSAGFHAVDVDSGNSYDIYIPVHIQSQVTPHAIIFLPNADGMEMLLCYEDEGVYVNTYGRIIKDVVLQWGEMPTSVAYICSNQIMGWGEKAIEIRSVETGHLDGVFMHKRAQRLKFLCERNDKVFFASVRSGGSSQVYFMTLNRNCIMNW, encoded by the exons ATGGATGTCACAGAG gatgaggaagaggagattaAGCAGGAGATTAACATGTTAAAGAAATACTCCCACCATCGCAACATCGCCACCTACTATGGGGCCTTTGTCAAAAAGAGCCCTCCCGGGAACGATGACCAGCTCTGG CTGGTCATGGAGTTCTGTGGGGCCGGCTCCGTGACCGACCTGGTGAAGAACACGAAAGGGAACGCCCTGAAGGAGGACTGCATCGCCTACATTTGCCGGGAGATACTCAGG ggCCTGGCCCACCTCCATGCCCACAAGGTGATCCACCGGGACATCAAGGGCCAGAACGTGTTGCTGACGGAGAATGCCGAAGTCAAGCTGG TGGACTTTGGGGTGAGTGCCCAGCTGGACCGCACGGTGGGCAGGAGGAACACGTTCATCGGGACGCCCTACTGGATGGCCCCCGAGGTCATCGCCTGTGACGAGAACCCCGATGCCACCTACGACTACCGG agtgACATCTGGTCCTTGGGCATCACAGCCATTGAGATGGCGGAGGGCGCACCCC CTCTGTGTGACATGCACCCCATGCGGGCCCTGTTCCTCATCCCCCGCAACCCCCCACCCAAGCTCAAGTCCAAGAAATG GTCCAAGAAGTTCATCGACTTCATCGACACGTGTCTCATCAAGACATACCTGAACCGC CCCCCGACCGAGCAGCTGCTCAAATTCCCCTTCATCCGGGACCAGCCGACGGAGCGCCAGGTCCGCATCCAGCTCAAGGACCACATCGACCGCTCCCGCAAGAAGCGGGGCGAGAAGG ATGAGACCGAGTACGAATACAGTGGcagcgaggaggaggatgacagccacggggaggaaggggagcccAG CTCCATCATGAATGTGCCCGGGGAATCCACGCTGCGCCGGGAGTTCCTGCGGCTGCAGCAGGAGAACAAGAGCAACTCGGAGGCCCtgaggaggcagcagcagcagcagctgcagcagctgcagcgGGACCCCGAGGCCCACATCAAACACCTCCTGCACCAGCGCCAGCGGCGCAtcgaggagcagaaggaggaacgGCGccgggtggaggag CAACAGCGGCGAGAGCGGGAGCAGCGGAAGCTgcaggagaaggagcagcagcGGCGGCTGGAGGACATGCAGGCCCTGcggcgggaggaggagcggagacaAGCCGAGCGCGAGCAG GAGTACAAGCGGAAGCAGCTGGAGGAGCAGAGGCAGTCCGAGCGGCTCCAGCGGCAGCTGCAGCAGGAGCACGCCTACCTCAAgtcgctgcagcagcagcagcagctccagaagcagcagcagcagccgccaccGCAGCCACCGCAACCGCAGCCCCAACCGCAGCCGCCGTCGGCCCAGGCCGGGACCCCCGGAGACAAGAAGCCACTGTACCACTACAGCCGCGGAGGCAACCCCGCCGACAAGCCGGCCTGGGCCCGAGAG gtggaggagaggaccaGGATGAACAAACAGCAGAACTCGCCCCTGGTGAAGGCCAAGCCGGGCCCTGGAGGGCCAGAGGGCCCACCCGCCCAGCCCCCCATGGGGCCCCCC GCCCCCACCTCCCAGACGCCCCCCATGCAGCGGCCCGTGGAGCCCCAGGAAGGACCGCACAAG AGCCTGGTGGCCCACCGGGTGCCCCTGAAGCCCTACGCGGCCCCGGTCCCGCGCTCCCAGTCCCTGCAGGACCAGCCCACCCGCAACCTGGCCGCCTTCCCCGCCCACGACCCctccggcccgccccccgcccgcggGGCCGTCATCCGACAGAATTCCGACCCCACGTCcgaggggcccgggcccgggcccgccccgcccccccagccctggGCACGGCCCGACCCCAACGGCGAGGCGCCCCCCAAG GTGCCTCAGCGGACCTCGTCCATCGCCACGGCGCTCAACACCAGCGGGGCCGCCAACTCCCGCCCGGCCCAGGCCGTCCGTGCCAG caacCCCGACCTTCGGCGGAGCGAGCCGGGCTGGGAGCGGGCAGACGGCCTCCTGCCGGCCCACGGACACCTGCCCCAGGCAGGGTCGCTGGAGCGCAACCGTGTGGGAG cctcctccaAGCCGGAGAGtgcccccatcctgccccctGGGAACAAAGAGAAGGGTGAGGACCACCGCTCTCGGCCCGGCCGGCCTGCC agcTATAAGCGAGCAATCGGCGAG GACTTTGTGCTGCTGAAGGAGAGGACGGACgaggccccccgaccccccaagaAAGCCATGGACTACTCGTCGTCCAGCGACGAGATGGAGagcagcgaggaggaggaggaggaagaggagggggagggggagcgctCGGAGGAGAGCAGGGACACGCCGGGGACACG GGACGGGGACACGGACAGCGTCAGCACCATGGTGGTCCACGACGTGGAGGAGCTGCCCGGGACCCAGACCCCCTACGGAGATGGCACCATGGTGGTCCAGCGG aCCCCCGAGGAGGAGCGCGGTCTGCTCCACGCCGACAGCAACGGCTACACCAACCTGCCCGACGTGGTGCAGCCCAGCCAGTCGCCCACCGAGGGGACCAAGGGGTCCGGCTCCCCCGCCAAggacggcggcggtggcggcggtgaT TACCAGTCGCGGGGGCTGGTCAAGGCCCCGGGGAAGAGCTCCTTCACCATGTTTGTGGACTTGGGCATCTATCAGCCGGGGGGCTCTGGGGACACCATCCCCATCACGG CCCTGGTCGGGGGCGAGGGCGGGCGCCTGGAGCAGCTGCAGTACGAGGCGCGGAAGGGCTCGGTGGTGAACGTGAACCCCACCAACACGCGGCCCCACAGCGACACCCCCGAGATCCGCAAGTACAAGAAACGCTTCAACTCCGAGATCCTCTGCGCCGCCCTCTGGG GGGTCAACCTCCTGGTGGGCACGGAGAGCGGGCTGATGCTGCTGGACCGCAGCGGGCAGGGCAAGGTGTACGGCCTCATCGGCCGCCGGCGCTTCCAGCAGATGGACGTGCTGGAGGGGCTCAACCTGCTCATCACCATCTCCG GGAAACGAAACAAGCTGCGGGTGTACTACCTGTCCTGGCTGCGGAACAAGATCCTGCACAACGACCCCGAGGTGGAGAAGAAGCAGGGCTGGACCACCGTGGGGGACATGGAGGGCTGCGGCCACTACCGcgtcg TGAAGTACGAGCGCATCAAGTTTCTGGTGATTGCCCTCAAGAGTTCGGTGGAGGTGTACGCCTGGGCTCCCAAGCCCTACCACAAGTTCATGGCCTTTAAG TCTTTCGCAGACCTCCCGCACCGCCCCTTGTTGGTGGACCTgacggtggaggagggccagcgGCTCAAGGTCATCTACGGCTCCAGCGCCGGCTTCCACGCCGTGGATGTGGACTCGGGGAACAGCTATGACATCTACATCCCCGTGCAT ATCCAGAGCCAGGTGACCCCCCACGCCATCATCTTCCTGCCCAACGCGGATGGCATGGAGATGCTGCTGTGCTACGAGGACGAAGGCGTCTACGTCAACACCTACGGTCGCATCATCAAGGACGTGGTGCTGCAGTGGGGGGAGATGCCCACCTCCGTGG CCTACATCTGCTCCAACCAGATCATGGGTTGGGGCGAGAAGGCCATCGAGATTCGCTCCGTGGAGACCGGACACCTGGACGGCGTCTTCATGCACAAGCGGGCCCAGCGCCTCAAGTTCCTCTGTGAGCGCAATGACAAG GTCTTCTTCGCCTCGGTCCGCTCGGGCGGCAGCAGCCAGGTCTACTTCATGACCCTCAATCGGAACTGCATCATGAACTGGTGA